The stretch of DNA TCTTTTCATAGAAAGAGGGAAAGTCAAGAAGGACAAATGTCATCTATGCCTGGTTTGAACAAACGGACAAGGGTTTCACATATGGGTCCTGATGGGGTTCCACATCAACAACTAGGGCAACGCATGGATGGCCTTCATGGAACCGATACGAGTTGGAAAAATGCGCTTCTACAACAGCAAGATATGCTAGGCAGAAGTATTCAGTATCCAAATACAGGTATTCAGAGGTTTTCACCACAGCAAATTGAAGGGGTTATGAATCAGGAAGGTGGTCCCAGTCAATTCCCAGCTTCACAACAGGGGGCTATGCGATACACTTCAAAAGAGGAGCCATTTGAGACTGGTAAAATTGATGGTAGCATGAGAAACAATATGTCGGGTGTGGGAAGTGATGCAAATGAATTGGATCCGCGTATTCAGTCAAGGATGCCCCATAATGCATTCATGAGATCAAATTTCCCTCAAACATCATGGAATGTTAATCCTGGCCAGCAGATTGAAAAAGACCCAAGAAAGGAAGAACAATTTAGTAGAAGAATATCGGCTCAAAGTCCTCGTTTATCGGCAGGTGCTCCACCACAGTCCCCACTTTCATCGAAGTCTGGTGAGTTTTCTGGTGGTTCAATGGGGAATCACTATGGAGCAGTTGCAGCAGCTCAGAAGGACAAGGCTGTCACTTCGATTCCTGCTACTCAGTCAGTGGGTTCTAGTGCTAATGATGCTATGCAGCAAAGACAACACCAAGCCCAAATGGCTGCAAAACGGAGGACAAATTCTCTTCCTAAGACGCAAGTTATGAGCACTGTTGGTTCTCCTGTTAGTGTCAATACAGTGAGTGTCCCAGTTAATGCTAGGAGCCCTGCAGTGGGACCCCAAACTTTGGGCGATCACGCAATCCTTGATAGATTTTCAAAGATTGAACGAGTTGCTGCAAGGTATGAATTTTAAGTAGTCTGTTTTAACTTCGCatcatattcatttttttaataatgatttttacttTGACACATGTGATACTTCTCCTTATTCTGATTTTGGCTTTACACTAGAGCATTGTTGGAATTGTCCCACTCTTATCTCATTGCATTTGTGCAAAGAAATAATGTTGGTTGGTGCATGGACATGTTTTGATGCAGTATTTCATAATCTTTATCTGTTGTTTGATCCAGTTTCTTGCTCCATTTTTAGGTACCAACTAAACTGCAAAAAGCATAAGGTGGATGAGTACTCTCGAAGACCTCGTGTGTATGCTAAACAGTCCCTGGCGGTTTGTTTATCAAACCTGTCTAATGAAGAGGACTTCAAAGATGAGGACAAAGCATTATCAAAATCTATTTTTGGTGGGAGTATGAATACATGCAAGAAAAGAGTCATGAACTTTGCTCGGATGGAACGTGTGATGCAAGGtctgttttctgttttaattaGATATCTGTCGATTGGTGTATTTCTCTATGTGATTGACTCTGACTCTAGTATCATTTCAGGCACTGTCTCTTCGTACGTCCCTAAAATACGAACAAAACTGGTTATGTCAGAGAAGCCCGTCGATGGGACAGTCGCATGGTATCAAGGGGACATAGATGATGGTGATGTTTCTTTGCCTGAAGATAATTTCTTAGCGTTGCCCAATACAGTAAGTTTACAGAAAATTTGACAATTATCGTACTCGCCCCTGTATTCTATTTTGATCAGTAATATCTCTTCAACTTGCATGCACTAACATTCAATGTAATGCTGACTTCACATTCAGTAATGTTTATTGGTTGCTGGGTCATGTTCTATATGTCTCTGTTGTGAATGCTTTATGTAATTATGAATATGGTTAGTTGATGTATGGATACTTCTCTCTTGTTAGTTGCTTCTGCTTGTTTTTCCTTCTCGTCCACTGCGCTGGAAAGGGGGTGGACAATGGATGATAGATTATTATATGCACCACTTATTTTTCTGGAATTTATGCTGACTTGCTAATTCGTCTCCTTCTCACAGCACATCGCCGATCTACTCGCTGCTCAATTTAAAATACTGGTACTTCTCGATTCCTGAATTGATTATATCAACTTCTTGGTTCTATGGCTACTTACATATTACTTTATATGTTTATGCAGATGGCCGGTGAAGGATACATGATGGAAGAACATATTCTGGCAAAGCCAAATCATGGGGATGCTGGTCCAGTCAACAGCCAACCAAATTCTGCAGGTGGTTATCCAAGAGGTTACTCTGCAAACGATGGGCAACAGTATGGAGATGCAGTTGCAGGACAAGCGTCTGGTGAGGCATCGAAACAGGGGAATGCTGGAAGTGCACCTATTAACTCAACCCAGAATATTCTTGGAAATGCAAGGATGCTTCCTCCACCAAATTCTCAAGCCTTGCAAATGTCTCAAGGACTACTGTCTGGTGTCTCCATGCCTATGCAACCACAACAGCTTGACCCACAACAATCAGCGTTACTGTCATCACAATCGCAGCAGAAAAATCAACAGTCCATGTTTACACAGCAACAGCATCCACAAATGCAGAGACCATCCATGATACTGCCTACAAATCCGCTATCAGCCATCAACTCGATGAGCCAGAGCTCTGGTATGCAACCGGGTGGTCAGATGGCCAACAAGTATTCGCCTCTCCAACTGCAGATGTTACAGCAGCAACAGGCAGCAATGCAGAAGAAGTTTATGATGGGGCTAGGATCAGGTGTAGGCATGGGTATGGGTATGGGTATGGGAAGCATGGGAAACAGTATTGCTGGGCTCGGAGCTTTAGGCAACCAACTGAATATGGCAGGAAGAGGGATTGGCGGAACCGGAATCTCATCATCAATGTCTGTTCCTGGCATCGGTAATATGGGCCAGAACCCAATGAATCTGAATCCAGCATCAAATTTGAATGCTATAAGCCAGCAACTCCGATCCGGTGCATTAACACCACAGCAAAACGCTCTGTTTACACAGATTAGGATGAACATGNNNNNNNNNNNNNNNNNNNNNNNNNNNNNNNNNNNNNNNNNNNNNNNNNNNNNNNNNNNNNNNNNNNNNNNNNNNNNNNNNNNNNNNNNNNNNNNNNNNNNNNNNNNNNNNNNNNNNNNNNNNNNNNNNNNNNNNNNNNNNNNNNNNNNNNNNNNNNNNNNNNNNNNNNNNNNNNNNNNNNNNNNNNNNNNNNNNNNNNNNNNNNNNNNNNNNNNNNNNNNNNNNNNNNNNNNNNNNNNNNNNNNNNNNNNNNNNNNNNNNNNNNNNNNNNNNNNNNNNNNNNNNNNNNNNNNNNNNNNNNNNNNNNNNNNNNNNNNNNNNNNNNNNNNNNNNNNNNNNNNNNNNNNNNNNNNNNNNNNNNNNNNNNNNNNNNNNNNNNNNNNNNNNNNNNNNNNNNNNNNNNNNNNNNNNNNNNNNNNNNNNNNNNNNNNNNNNNNNNNNNNNNNNNNNNNNNNNNNTATGATGGGGCTAGGATCAGGTGTAGGCATGGGTATGGGTATGGGTATGGGAAGCATGGGAAACAGTATTGCTGGGCTCGGAGCTTTAGGCAACCAACTGAATATGGCAGGAAGAGGGATTGGCGGAACCGGAATCTCATCATCAATGTCTGTTCCTGGCATCGGTAATATGGGCCAGAACCCAATGAATCTGAATCCAGCATCAAATTTGAATGCTATAAGCCAGCAACTCCGATCCGGTGCATTAACACCACATCAAAACGCTCTGTTTACACAGATTAGGATGAACATGTCAAGAGGAGGTGTAATGGGGGCTCCCCAAGCCGGGATAAGTGGCGTGTCAGGCGCGAGGCAGATGCACCCCAGCTCAGCTGGACTGTCCATGTTGGATCAGAATTCATTAAGCCGAGCTAACCTGCAGCGAGCTGCTGCTATGGGTAACATGGGCCCACCGAAGCTGATGAATGGAATGAATATGTACATGAATCAACAACAACTCCAGCAGCAGCAACTCCAGCagcaaccacaacaacaacagttgCAGCATCAGCAACAGTTACAGCAGCCTATGTCTCAGCAACCTCAGCAGCTAGCTCAGTCtccgcagcagcagcagctacaACAACAtgaacttcctcaacaaggacagcagcagcagcaggcAACAGCCTCCCCCCTTCAGTCTGTGCTATCACCACCCCAAGTAGGTTCTCCAGCAGCTGGAATTAGCCAGCAGTTACAACAGTCCAGTCCCCAGCAAATGAGTCAGAGAACTCCAATGAGTCCCCAGCAAATGAACCAAAGAACTCCTATGAGTCCACAGATAAGCTCCGGTACGATGCATCCCATGAGCACAAGCAACCTCGAGGGTTGTCCAGCGAGCCCACAGCTAAGTTCTCAGACAATAGGATCTGTTGGCAGCATCGCCAATTCTCCGATGGAGCTTCAAGGTCCCAAAAACAACTCTGGTGGTAACAATTCCTAATCAAGAAAACTACGATTAGAATAACATTATTTATCATCAGGAACCCTTGCTTCACAACATGAGTTGTAATCTAACGTAGGGACAAGCAGATAAAGGGTATTTAGTTAAGCGTTTGAAGTTTTTGCTTGTAAATTAAgcttttgaaattaaattaagaatGGTGAGCAAATCCtgtaaagaaagtaaaaagaatCATTGTGCTCTGCATGTAGAAGAGTCACATTATTATTAGGCTCTCCATATGTAGCCAGTGTCTGCTTGAGGCTATTTTGGAGATGTTTTGTTTAAACATACAGTAATATCTATTTGTTGTTCAATTGTTGCGCTTTGTTTACTGCTAAGGTTGTACAAAAGAGAGCTAAACACTTGATCCTAAGTTATGGAAAAAGAGATTTCGTTGCATGCGCATCAAAGTATAAGAAGGCCAGAAACAAATTGGACTCAAAATTGCCAAAATCACGATGTAGGTACAAAAATTCGGATAAATCTTGTTCGCTAAACAAAATGTACACAAACAATCGACAAAATTACTAAGCCGGCTGATAAGGACCCGTCTGAGTTATGGTACCAGAAATCTTGCGTTACCCACCAAAAGAATCTGACTATTTTCTCTCTTTACCTGCGCAGCCAAATCCATGCAAGatttttcttaatctctttaTCTTGGCTTTGCATCATTTCCTTTTCCCCTGAATGTGGAGAGCGAGAAGAACGACTTTTGCGCTGTAATgaagaaataatataattcagaGGAAGATCAAATGGAGAAATCTTGCATTCAGCATGAGTGAATAggcaaagaaaaaaggaaaaacaagttTTGACCTTTGAAGTTGCTTCCAGACATTTGATGATCATCTTTCAACTCGGATACAGAGATATTGGAAGCTTGAAAAAGAAACATGCGAACAACCAAATATGTAAGAACTCGTGATAGCATTAAACTAAGAGcggttaaaaagcaaatatcaTTAGAATTACCTTGTTCAGGGAACTCGCTCTCATGAAACCCATCCTCAGAGAGATGGCTTTGTAGAGATCCCATTCTTGACTTTCTTAAATCCTCTGATGATCGATCCGCAAAGTCTCTCCTA from Camelina sativa cultivar DH55 chromosome 9, Cs, whole genome shotgun sequence encodes:
- the LOC104712843 gene encoding uncharacterized protein LOC104712843 isoform X2; protein product: MGVSFKISKVGRKFRPKISTESATPDSPQELNSKAIVLPGKTKAIDESNAGDVFSKSPLPDISPEHEVSFTLSLYPNGYSLGKPSEAVQQTSFRDVPKVLQPYDRAAESLLSAIEAGRLPRDILEDIPCKFVDGVVICEVHDYRKHPSDQVSPVVNKLRLKMSLENVVKDIPSMSDNSWTYGDLMEVESRILKALQPELCLEPVPRLDRLSKNTVSAKLDLSLSTLRKKRLRQMTEVTVMSQNKIHGKKVCIDRLPESSERGCMPGQLIMQQPHNNQAIQNPATNMLAGLRTQTLQDAPNSSMALIPPQQQRYLGTGNIRNMQDQGSNSVSVSGVSPGGLDAMMSYGSDSMNPNTSFHRKRESQEGQMSSMPGLNKRTRVSHMGPDGVPHQQLGQRMDGLHGTDTSWKNALLQQQDMLGRSIQYPNTGIQRFSPQQIEGVMNQEGGPSQFPASQQGAMRYTSKEEPFETGKIDGSMRNNMSGVGSDANELDPRIQSRMPHNAFMRSNFPQTSWNVNPGQQIEKDPRKEEQFSRRISAQSPRLSAGAPPQSPLSSKSGEFSGGSMGNHYGAVAAAQKDKAVTSIPATQSVGSSANDAMQQRQHQAQMAAKRRTNSLPKTQVMSTVGSPVSVNTVSVPVNARSPAVGPQTLGDHAILDRFSKIERVAARYQLNCKKHKVDEYSRRPRVYAKQSLAVCLSNLSNEEDFKDEDKALSKSIFGGSMNTCKKRVMNFARMERVMQGTVSSYVPKIRTKLVMSEKPVDGTVAWYQGDIDDGDVSLPEDNFLALPNTHIADLLAAQFKILMAGEGYMMEEHILAKPNHGDAGPVNSQPNSAGGYPRGYSANDGQQYGDAVAGQASGEASKQGNAGSAPINSTQNILGNARMLPPPNSQALQMSQGLLSGVSMPMQPQQLDPQQSALLSSQSQQKNQQSMFTQQQHPQMQRPSMILPTNPLSAINSMSQSSGMQPGGQMANKYSPLQLQMLQQQQAAMQKKFMMGLGSGVGMGMGMGMGMGMGSMGNSIAGLGALGNQLNMAGRGIGGTGISSSMSVPGIGNMGQNPMNLNPASNLNAISQQLRSGALTPHQNALFTQIRMNMSRGGVMGAPQAGISGVSGARQMHPSSAGLSMLDQNSLSRANLQRAAAMGNMGPPKLMNGMNMYMNQQQLQQQQLQQQPQQQQLQHQQQLQQPMSQQPQQLAQSPQQQQLQQHELPQQGQQQQQATASPLQSVLSPPQVGSPAAGISQQLQQSSPQQMSQRTPMSPQQMNQRTPMSPQISSGTMHPMSTSNLEGCPASPQLSSQTIGSVGSIANSPMELQGPKNNSGGNNS
- the LOC104712843 gene encoding uncharacterized protein LOC104712843 isoform X1, translated to MGVSFKISKVGRKFRPKISTESATPDSPQELNSKAIVLPGKTKAIDESNAGDVFSKSPLPDISPEHEVSFTLSLYPNGYSLGKPSENQAVQQTSFRDVPKVLQPYDRAAESLLSAIEAGRLPRDILEDIPCKFVDGVVICEVHDYRKHPSDQVSPVVNKLRLKMSLENVVKDIPSMSDNSWTYGDLMEVESRILKALQPELCLEPVPRLDRLSKNTVSAKLDLSLSTLRKKRLRQMTEVTVMSQNKIHGKKVCIDRLPESSERGCMPGQLIMQQPHNNQAIQNPATNMLAGLRTQTLQDAPNSSMALIPPQQQRYLGTGNIRNMQDQGSNSVSVSGVSPGGLDAMMSYGSDSMNPNTSFHRKRESQEGQMSSMPGLNKRTRVSHMGPDGVPHQQLGQRMDGLHGTDTSWKNALLQQQDMLGRSIQYPNTGIQRFSPQQIEGVMNQEGGPSQFPASQQGAMRYTSKEEPFETGKIDGSMRNNMSGVGSDANELDPRIQSRMPHNAFMRSNFPQTSWNVNPGQQIEKDPRKEEQFSRRISAQSPRLSAGAPPQSPLSSKSGEFSGGSMGNHYGAVAAAQKDKAVTSIPATQSVGSSANDAMQQRQHQAQMAAKRRTNSLPKTQVMSTVGSPVSVNTVSVPVNARSPAVGPQTLGDHAILDRFSKIERVAARYQLNCKKHKVDEYSRRPRVYAKQSLAVCLSNLSNEEDFKDEDKALSKSIFGGSMNTCKKRVMNFARMERVMQGTVSSYVPKIRTKLVMSEKPVDGTVAWYQGDIDDGDVSLPEDNFLALPNTHIADLLAAQFKILMAGEGYMMEEHILAKPNHGDAGPVNSQPNSAGGYPRGYSANDGQQYGDAVAGQASGEASKQGNAGSAPINSTQNILGNARMLPPPNSQALQMSQGLLSGVSMPMQPQQLDPQQSALLSSQSQQKNQQSMFTQQQHPQMQRPSMILPTNPLSAINSMSQSSGMQPGGQMANKYSPLQLQMLQQQQAAMQKKFMMGLGSGVGMGMGMGMGSMGNSIAGLGALGNQLNMAGRGIGGTGISSSMSVPGIGNMGQNPMNLNPASNLNAISQQLRSGALTPHQNALFTQIRMNMSRGGVMGAPQAGISGVSGARQMHPSSAGLSMLDQNSLSRANLQRAAAMGNMGPPKLMNGMNMYMNQQQLQQQQLQQQPQQQQLQHQQQLQQPMSQQPQQLAQSPQQQQLQQHELPQQGQQQQQATASPLQSVLSPPQVGSPAAGISQQLQQSSPQQMSQRTPMSPQQMNQRTPMSPQISSGTMHPMSTSNLEGCPASPQLSSQTIGSVGSIANSPMELQGPKNNSGGNNS